DNA from Spirochaetota bacterium:
CTTGACCTTTCTAAGGTTGATTTTATTGATTCAACTGGCTTAGGCATTCTGGTTTCAATACGATTATATTGCAAGAAAAACAAGATACTGTTTGCAACCGTTGGCGTAAATGAAAAAATAAAACGTACTTTCACCGTTACCGAAATGACATCATTTTTAAATATTCACGATTCAATAGATAAACTTCTTTAATTGTAATCAGCAATAATTCATTAAAAAATTTAATAA
Protein-coding regions in this window:
- a CDS encoding STAS domain-containing protein; the encoded protein is MNIKHEVKDRVLIISLEGELISPQALDTDKNIISRIEKEKKERVILDLSKVDFIDSTGLGILVSIRLYCKKNKILFATVGVNEKIKRTFTVTEMTSFLNIHDSIDKLL